One Dysosmobacter welbionis DNA segment encodes these proteins:
- a CDS encoding dicarboxylate/amino acid:cation symporter codes for MSTQLSKKSVARNYAFLAVMLGAMILGSIVGWIFPQELDAEGNVISAGATVLEPLGTLFLNMMFCIVVPMVFSSIAGSVATMKSRKRAGKIMGTTVLTFVITGAIAAVIMIVIMKIFPPVLEPWTNLTEGVVEDPISIPDLIVNFFTVSDFSGLLSRSAMLPLIVFSILFGFGVNLGPGPDSLIARFLTSLSEAMMKVVQLVTYYAPIAFFGFFANLVATYGSQIATDYARALVVYYPLCFIYIFVAFPLFAWFGGGKGAVKEMFRHIAKPAITSLGTCSSVATIPTNMEEAEATGISKDVSEIVVPLGATMHMDGSCFSCILKITFLFGVFGRPFDSIGDMALMVIVAVLSSVGMSGVPGGGYIGEFIMCSVFFPDQLAIAYPIAITIGNLVDPPATMINSAGDYVVSFLVSRFVDGKDWFQKVLASRNA; via the coding sequence ATGAGTACACAGCTGAGCAAAAAGTCTGTTGCCCGGAACTACGCATTTCTGGCCGTCATGCTGGGGGCCATGATCCTGGGCTCCATCGTGGGCTGGATCTTCCCCCAGGAGCTGGATGCGGAGGGCAACGTCATCAGCGCCGGCGCCACGGTGCTGGAACCTCTGGGCACCCTGTTCCTGAATATGATGTTCTGCATCGTGGTGCCCATGGTGTTTTCGTCCATTGCCGGGTCTGTGGCTACCATGAAGAGCCGCAAACGGGCCGGCAAGATCATGGGCACCACCGTGCTGACCTTCGTCATCACCGGCGCCATCGCTGCGGTCATCATGATCGTCATTATGAAGATCTTCCCCCCGGTTCTGGAGCCCTGGACCAACCTGACTGAGGGCGTGGTGGAGGATCCCATCTCCATCCCGGACCTGATCGTGAACTTCTTCACGGTGAGCGACTTCTCCGGCCTGCTCAGCCGCAGCGCCATGCTGCCCCTGATCGTCTTCTCCATTCTGTTCGGCTTCGGCGTAAATCTGGGGCCGGGTCCTGACAGCCTGATTGCAAGATTCCTCACCAGCCTGTCCGAAGCTATGATGAAGGTCGTTCAGCTAGTCACCTACTACGCCCCCATCGCCTTCTTCGGCTTCTTCGCCAACCTGGTGGCCACCTACGGCTCCCAGATCGCTACGGACTATGCCCGGGCTCTGGTGGTGTACTATCCCCTCTGCTTCATTTATATTTTTGTGGCCTTCCCCTTGTTCGCCTGGTTCGGCGGCGGCAAGGGAGCGGTCAAGGAAATGTTCCGGCACATCGCCAAACCTGCCATCACTTCCCTGGGCACCTGCTCCTCCGTGGCCACCATCCCCACCAACATGGAAGAGGCGGAGGCCACCGGTATCTCCAAGGATGTCAGCGAGATCGTGGTTCCTCTGGGCGCCACCATGCACATGGATGGCTCCTGCTTCTCTTGCATTCTGAAGATCACGTTCCTCTTCGGCGTGTTCGGCCGGCCCTTTGACAGCATCGGCGACATGGCACTGATGGTGATTGTGGCCGTGCTGTCCTCCGTGGGCATGTCCGGCGTCCCCGGCGGCGGCTACATCGGCGAGTTCATCATGTGCTCCGTGTTCTTCCCGGACCAGCTGGCCATCGCCTATCCCATCGCCATCACCATCGGAAACCTGGTGGATCCCCCCGCTACCATGATCAACTCCGCCGGCGACTATGTGGTGAGCTTTTTGGTCTCCCGCTTTGTAGACGGCAAGGACTGGTTCCAGAAAGTCCTGGCCAGCCGGAACGCCTGA
- the dapF gene encoding diaminopimelate epimerase → MRFWKMNGAGNDFVILNNLEEHLPLEQLPQIARTLCERHMSIGADGLMVVDAPSQGGDYRMLFYNSDGSVGEMCGNGARCICRYGYENGLAGETQTVETTAGIVTGRRIDQRLYRIRLNDPTTVRLDSPVEADGVTYVCSYVELGNPGIPHAVVPYAGLRQADENELRELGRAIRWNKVFPKGANVNFYEITGEDLIFERTFERGVEDFTYACGTGTGSVVTVLTLQGKVSGHGVQVDMTGGRLVIDAERVHSHIASLYLTGPTNVVCRGEVTDEDLIIM, encoded by the coding sequence TTGAGATTTTGGAAAATGAACGGCGCGGGAAATGACTTTGTGATTCTGAACAACCTGGAGGAGCACCTCCCCCTGGAGCAGCTGCCACAAATCGCCCGGACGCTGTGTGAACGGCACATGTCCATCGGGGCGGACGGGTTGATGGTTGTGGATGCCCCCTCCCAGGGCGGAGATTATCGGATGCTGTTCTATAATTCTGATGGCAGCGTAGGTGAGATGTGTGGGAACGGTGCCCGCTGCATCTGCCGGTATGGCTACGAAAACGGGCTGGCCGGAGAGACGCAGACTGTGGAGACCACGGCAGGCATCGTCACCGGCCGGCGGATCGACCAGCGGCTGTACCGCATCCGGCTGAACGACCCCACCACCGTACGACTGGATAGCCCGGTGGAGGCAGACGGCGTGACATACGTCTGCTCCTATGTGGAGCTGGGAAATCCCGGCATCCCCCACGCCGTGGTGCCATACGCCGGACTGCGCCAGGCGGACGAAAACGAGCTGCGGGAGCTGGGCCGGGCTATTCGCTGGAACAAGGTCTTTCCCAAGGGTGCCAATGTGAACTTCTACGAGATCACCGGTGAAGATCTGATTTTCGAGCGGACATTTGAACGCGGCGTGGAGGACTTCACCTATGCCTGCGGCACTGGCACCGGATCTGTGGTGACCGTGCTGACTCTGCAGGGCAAAGTCTCCGGCCACGGCGTACAGGTGGATATGACCGGCGGCCGCTTGGTGATCGATGCGGAGCGGGTCCACTCCCATATCGCCAGCCTTTATCTGACAGGCCCCACCAACGTGGTGTGCAGGGGTGAAGTTACGGATGAGGACCTTATTATAATGTAA